The Actinocatenispora sera genome has a window encoding:
- a CDS encoding cystathionine gamma-synthase, giving the protein MNQSFETLAIHAGQEPDPRTGAVIPPIYATSTYAQDGVGGTREGYEYSRTKNPTRAALEDCLAALEGGRRGFAFASGMAAEDTLLRTLCQPGDHVVIPDDAYGGTFRLFSKVAARWGLSWTAAKLSDVDSVRAALTDSTKLVWCETPTNPLLSIADITALAGLTHEHGAKLVVDNTFASPYLQRPLQLGADVVVHSTTKYLGGHSDVVGGALVVDDDETAEAIAFHSNSMGAVAGPFDAWLTLRGAKTLAVRMDRHCDNAERVAAFLANHDAVASVLYPGLETHPGHETAAKQMRRYGGMVSFRLAAGTDAAVRVCDRAKLFTLAESLGGVESLIEHPGRMTHASAAGSPLEVPNDLVRLSVGIENVDDLLADLDQALA; this is encoded by the coding sequence ATGAACCAGAGTTTCGAGACTCTTGCCATCCATGCCGGGCAGGAGCCGGATCCCCGCACCGGCGCGGTGATCCCACCCATCTACGCCACGTCCACCTACGCGCAGGACGGGGTCGGCGGCACCCGGGAAGGCTACGAGTACTCCCGGACGAAGAACCCGACCCGGGCCGCCCTGGAGGACTGCCTCGCCGCGCTGGAAGGCGGCCGGCGTGGCTTCGCGTTCGCATCCGGGATGGCCGCCGAGGACACCCTGCTGCGCACCCTGTGCCAGCCCGGTGATCACGTGGTGATCCCGGACGACGCCTACGGCGGGACGTTCCGGCTGTTCAGCAAGGTCGCCGCGCGGTGGGGGCTGTCCTGGACCGCGGCCAAGCTGTCCGATGTGGACAGCGTGCGGGCGGCGCTGACCGATTCCACCAAGCTCGTCTGGTGCGAGACGCCGACCAACCCGCTGCTGTCGATCGCCGACATCACCGCGCTCGCCGGCCTGACCCACGAGCACGGCGCCAAGCTGGTGGTGGACAACACGTTCGCCTCGCCGTACCTGCAGCGGCCGCTGCAGCTCGGTGCCGACGTCGTGGTGCACTCCACCACCAAGTACCTGGGCGGGCACTCCGACGTGGTCGGCGGTGCGCTGGTGGTCGACGACGACGAGACCGCCGAGGCGATCGCGTTCCACTCCAACTCGATGGGCGCGGTGGCCGGCCCGTTCGACGCCTGGCTGACCCTGCGCGGCGCCAAGACCCTCGCGGTACGGATGGACCGGCACTGCGACAACGCCGAACGCGTCGCCGCGTTCCTGGCCAACCACGACGCCGTCGCCTCGGTGCTGTACCCGGGCCTGGAGACCCACCCCGGGCACGAGACCGCGGCGAAGCAGATGCGCCGGTACGGCGGGATGGTCAGCTTCCGGCTCGCCGCCGGCACCGACGCCGCGGTCCGGGTCTGCGACCGGGCGAAGCTGTTCACCCTGGCCGAGTCGCTCGGCGGGGTCGAGTCGCTGATCGAGCACCCCGGCCGGATGACCCACGCCAGCGCTGCCGGCTCGCCGCTGGAGGTGCCGAACGACCTCGTCCGGCTGTCGGTCGGGATCGAGAACGTCGACGACCTGCTCGCCGATCTCGACCAGGCGCTCGCCTGA
- a CDS encoding HIT family protein, which translates to MADCLFCAIVAGAVPAQVVLDEPVAVAFLDARPVFKGHTLVVPRVHRTTLTDMPADDLGAFFGVVQRITGAVQTGLGAAGSFVALNNTVSQSVPHLHVHVVPRNRKDGLRGFFWPRTKYADEAEAADFAARIRAAL; encoded by the coding sequence GTGGCGGACTGTCTGTTCTGTGCGATCGTGGCCGGCGCGGTGCCGGCGCAGGTGGTACTCGACGAGCCGGTCGCGGTGGCGTTCCTGGACGCGCGGCCGGTCTTCAAGGGCCACACCCTGGTGGTACCGCGGGTGCACCGGACGACGTTGACCGATATGCCGGCAGACGACCTCGGTGCCTTCTTCGGCGTGGTGCAGCGGATCACCGGTGCCGTGCAGACCGGACTGGGCGCGGCGGGCAGCTTCGTGGCGCTCAACAACACGGTCAGCCAGAGCGTGCCGCACCTGCACGTGCACGTGGTCCCGCGCAACCGCAAGGACGGGCTGCGCGGCTTCTTCTGGCCCCGGACGAAGTACGCGGACGAGGCCGAAGCGGCCGACTTCGCCGCCCGGATCCGCGCGGCGCTGTAG
- the msrA gene encoding peptide-methionine (S)-S-oxide reductase MsrA: protein MPTADQLLPGRPEAMPVADRHTVLDAPLRGPWPEGYRVAVFGMGCFWGAERIFWQLPGVYSTAAGYAGGSTPNPTYEEVCSGGTGHAEVVQVVYDPAKVSYEQLLKTFWENHDPTQGMRQGNDRGTQYRSIVLTTDAEQAAAAERTKQAFQPEVTAAGLGAITTEIAPLAEFYYAEDYHQQYLSDAKNPYGYCNHGPNGLSCPIGVARTGS, encoded by the coding sequence ATGCCCACCGCCGACCAGCTGCTGCCGGGCCGACCGGAGGCGATGCCGGTCGCCGACCGGCACACCGTGCTGGACGCGCCGCTGCGCGGCCCCTGGCCCGAGGGCTACCGGGTCGCCGTGTTCGGGATGGGCTGTTTCTGGGGCGCCGAGCGGATCTTCTGGCAGCTGCCAGGGGTCTACTCGACCGCGGCCGGCTACGCCGGCGGCAGCACTCCGAACCCGACGTACGAGGAGGTCTGCTCGGGTGGCACCGGGCACGCCGAGGTAGTGCAGGTGGTGTACGACCCGGCGAAGGTCTCGTACGAGCAGCTGCTGAAGACGTTCTGGGAGAACCACGACCCGACGCAGGGCATGCGGCAGGGCAACGACCGCGGCACCCAGTACCGGTCGATCGTGTTGACCACCGACGCCGAGCAGGCGGCCGCCGCGGAGCGCACCAAGCAGGCGTTCCAGCCGGAGGTGACCGCGGCCGGGCTCGGCGCGATCACCACCGAGATCGCGCCGCTGGCCGAGTTCTACTACGCCGAGGACTACCACCAGCAGTACCTGTCCGACGCGAAGAACCCGTACGGCTACTGCAATCACGGCCCGAACGGGCTGAGCTGCCCGATCGGCGTGGCCCGCACCGGTTCCTGA
- a CDS encoding GNAT family N-acetyltransferase: MWLRAGVPEDTRRLLAIQRAASLAAYGHIFPAEQYPFPDQQVLAESWAMLTDPTCQVLVGVGDDSTAVGFVTRQADLISRLYVDPAYWRRGYGARLLAAAVDGARADGHRSARLWVLADNRNARSLYERHGWRVDGRTGTAGFPPYPTEIGYRLELAEDAVTTADAAAPPPSRSTGDRSAG; encoded by the coding sequence ATGTGGTTGCGCGCGGGGGTACCGGAGGACACTCGGCGGCTGCTGGCGATCCAGCGGGCGGCGTCGCTCGCCGCCTACGGCCACATCTTCCCGGCCGAGCAGTACCCGTTCCCCGACCAGCAGGTGCTGGCCGAGTCCTGGGCGATGCTGACCGACCCGACCTGCCAGGTGCTGGTCGGCGTCGGTGACGACTCGACCGCGGTCGGGTTTGTCACCCGGCAGGCCGACCTGATCTCCCGGCTGTACGTCGATCCCGCGTACTGGCGTCGCGGGTACGGTGCGCGCCTGCTCGCCGCCGCCGTGGACGGCGCCCGGGCGGACGGGCACCGCAGCGCCCGGCTGTGGGTGCTGGCGGACAACCGCAACGCGCGCTCGCTGTACGAGCGGCACGGGTGGCGGGTCGACGGCCGCACCGGCACCGCCGGCTTCCCGCCGTACCCGACCGAGATCGGTTACCGGTTGGAGCTGGCCGAGGACGCGGTCACAACCGCCGACGCAGCAGCGCCACCGCCTTCGCGAAGTACCGGTGATCGGTCGGCCGGCTGA
- a CDS encoding phosphotransferase family protein, with amino-acid sequence MPAGAGTVLDRFGFTAAELAAVGDRLGAPIVAVRPLTGGYRNRNVLARTASGHRYVLRRYLDPAACAVESALAARLADTAVPVPEPLLADPAGALLGDPLLVSAFSAGTPGDRVIGYGTARDAAGIGAAMGETLAAIGSVRFAGPGFFGPDLTVSGGPVATGLAEFVAGQLPGSNAAAAFSPAELDALQALAERSAPLVETVRDEARLVHCDYNPKNVLAVRDPGGWRISAVLDWEFALAGSPMFDLGNALRFAADRPAGYAERFVAAFRAAGGPLPADWRAVSEAIDVFALVQFLSRPTDHRYFAKAVALLRRRL; translated from the coding sequence ATGCCTGCCGGCGCCGGCACGGTCCTCGACCGGTTCGGGTTCACCGCCGCCGAGCTGGCCGCCGTGGGCGACCGGCTCGGCGCGCCGATCGTCGCGGTGCGCCCGCTGACCGGCGGGTACCGCAACCGCAACGTGCTGGCGCGCACCGCATCCGGCCACCGGTACGTGCTGCGCCGGTACCTCGATCCGGCCGCCTGCGCGGTGGAGTCCGCGCTCGCCGCGCGGCTCGCCGACACCGCGGTACCGGTGCCCGAGCCGCTGCTCGCCGACCCGGCCGGCGCGCTGCTCGGCGACCCGCTGCTGGTCTCCGCGTTCTCCGCGGGCACCCCCGGCGACCGCGTCATCGGGTACGGCACGGCGCGGGATGCGGCCGGCATCGGCGCGGCGATGGGCGAGACGCTCGCCGCGATCGGATCGGTCCGCTTCGCCGGGCCCGGCTTCTTCGGCCCCGACCTGACCGTCAGCGGCGGGCCGGTGGCGACCGGGCTGGCCGAGTTCGTCGCCGGTCAGCTGCCGGGAAGCAACGCCGCGGCCGCGTTCAGCCCGGCCGAACTCGACGCGCTGCAGGCGCTGGCCGAGAGGTCCGCGCCGCTGGTCGAGACCGTCCGCGACGAGGCGCGGCTGGTGCACTGCGACTACAACCCGAAGAACGTCCTCGCCGTGCGCGACCCCGGCGGCTGGCGGATCAGCGCGGTACTGGACTGGGAGTTCGCGCTGGCCGGATCGCCGATGTTCGACCTCGGCAACGCGCTGCGGTTCGCCGCCGACCGACCCGCCGGGTACGCCGAGCGGTTCGTCGCGGCGTTCCGGGCCGCCGGCGGGCCGCTGCCGGCCGACTGGCGCGCGGTGTCCGAGGCGATCGACGTGTTCGCGCTGGTGCAGTTCCTCAGCCGGCCGACCGATCACCGGTACTTCGCGAAGGCGGTGGCGCTGCTGCGTCGGCGGTTGTGA
- a CDS encoding cystathionine beta-synthase: protein MRYHDSVVDLIGDTPLVRLRNVIGERTRATVLAKVEYFNPGGSVKDRIAVRMIDAAEASGELKPGGTIVEPTSGNTGVGLAIVAQQRGYDCVFVCPDKVGEDKINVLRAYGARVEVCPTAVAPEDPRSYYNVSDRLVREIPNAWKPDQYSNPNNPRSHYETTGPELWDQTEGRITHFVAGIGTGGTISGTGRYLKEISNGAVRIVGADPEGSVYSGGTGRPYLVEGVGEDFWPDAYDRSVCDEIVPVSDSDSFEMTRRLAREEGLLVGGSCGMAAAAAVRVAETAGPDDIVVVLLPDGGRGYLSKIFNDGWMARYGFLATGGETATVGDALAGKRGTLPELVHVHPTETLRDAIDILREYGVSQMPVVKAEPPVVTAEVVGSVKERDLLDAVFTGKAHLHDPIEGHMSAALPMIGAGQPVGEAIALLEHEDAALVLVDGKPKGVLTRQDLLAYLSTA from the coding sequence GTGCGTTACCACGACTCTGTCGTCGACCTGATCGGCGACACTCCGCTGGTCCGGCTGCGCAACGTGATCGGCGAGCGCACCCGGGCCACCGTGCTCGCCAAGGTCGAGTACTTCAACCCCGGCGGCAGCGTCAAGGACCGCATCGCGGTCCGCATGATCGACGCCGCCGAGGCGTCCGGCGAGCTCAAGCCCGGCGGCACCATCGTCGAGCCGACCAGCGGAAACACCGGTGTCGGGCTGGCCATCGTGGCGCAGCAGCGGGGGTACGACTGCGTGTTCGTCTGCCCCGACAAGGTCGGCGAGGACAAGATCAACGTGCTCCGGGCGTACGGGGCGCGGGTGGAGGTCTGCCCGACCGCGGTGGCGCCCGAGGACCCGCGGTCCTACTACAACGTCTCCGACCGGCTGGTGCGCGAGATCCCCAACGCCTGGAAGCCCGACCAGTACTCCAACCCGAACAACCCGCGGTCGCACTACGAGACCACCGGGCCGGAGCTGTGGGACCAGACCGAGGGCCGGATCACCCACTTCGTCGCGGGCATCGGCACCGGCGGCACCATCTCCGGCACCGGCCGGTACCTCAAGGAGATCTCGAACGGTGCGGTGCGCATCGTCGGCGCCGACCCGGAGGGCTCGGTCTACTCCGGCGGCACCGGACGGCCGTACCTGGTCGAGGGGGTCGGCGAGGACTTCTGGCCGGATGCGTACGACCGGAGCGTGTGCGACGAGATCGTCCCGGTCTCCGACTCCGACTCGTTCGAGATGACCCGCCGGCTGGCGCGCGAGGAGGGGCTGCTCGTCGGCGGCTCCTGCGGCATGGCCGCCGCCGCGGCGGTACGGGTGGCCGAGACCGCCGGGCCGGACGACATCGTCGTGGTGCTGCTGCCGGACGGCGGCCGCGGCTACCTGTCGAAGATCTTCAACGACGGCTGGATGGCCCGCTACGGCTTCCTCGCCACCGGCGGCGAGACCGCCACCGTCGGCGACGCGCTCGCCGGCAAGCGCGGCACCCTGCCCGAACTGGTCCACGTGCACCCCACCGAGACGCTGCGCGACGCCATCGACATCCTCCGCGAGTACGGCGTGAGCCAGATGCCGGTGGTCAAGGCGGAACCGCCCGTCGTCACCGCCGAGGTCGTCGGTTCGGTGAAGGAGCGCGACCTGCTCGACGCGGTGTTCACCGGCAAGGCGCACCTGCACGACCCGATCGAGGGCCACATGTCCGCGGCGCTGCCGATGATCGGCGCCGGCCAGCCGGTCGGCGAGGCGATCGCGCTGCTGGAGCACGAGGACGCCGCCCTGGTGCTGGTCGACGGCAAGCCCAAGGGCGTACTGACCCGGCAGGACCTGCTCGCCTACCTGTCCACCGCCTGA
- a CDS encoding cytochrome b produces MVEVRHRAAIPVAADWADRRLAGARPLRTLFNKVFPDHWSFMLGEIALYSFVVLLLTGTFLALFFTPSSAEVVYHGSYLPLRGVRMSAAYASSLDLSFDVRGGLILRQIHHWSALLFMAAIVVHMLRTFFTGAFRRPRELNWMVGFLLFWLGFTEGLLGYSLPDDALSGTGLRIVDAIIMSIPVVGSWISFSLFGGEFPGTVILERFYILHVFVVPGIILGLIALHLALLVKQKHTQWPGPGRTEHNVVGHRMFPGFAAKGGGFFMIVFGVLALLGGLIQINPVWLFGPYQAAVVSSASQPDWYVMFLDGSVRLFPAWELRFSLLGHRYTVPAVFFAGVPPLVGMLLGGLLYPFTDRRLTRDRAHHNLLQRPRDVPARTGLGAMAVTFWLVLTLSAGNDVIADKFHVSLNAMTWAGRIALLVAPPLAYWLAYRICLGLQQHDREVLAHGVETGIITRLPNGAFVEVHQPLADGDEPVPYRGWAVPKKPNRIGVLDPPVKGFFVPVQPAPDEPAPAELTGSRR; encoded by the coding sequence ATGGTAGAAGTTCGGCATCGTGCGGCGATCCCCGTGGCCGCCGACTGGGCAGACCGGCGGCTGGCCGGCGCCCGCCCGCTACGCACGCTGTTCAACAAGGTCTTCCCGGACCACTGGTCGTTCATGCTCGGCGAGATCGCGCTCTACTCGTTCGTCGTCCTGCTGCTCACCGGCACCTTCCTCGCGCTCTTCTTCACCCCGTCGTCCGCGGAGGTCGTCTACCACGGCTCGTACCTGCCGTTGCGCGGCGTGCGGATGTCCGCCGCGTACGCGTCGTCGCTCGACCTGTCGTTCGACGTGCGTGGCGGGCTGATCCTGCGGCAGATCCACCACTGGTCCGCGCTGCTGTTCATGGCCGCGATCGTGGTGCACATGCTGCGCACGTTCTTCACCGGCGCGTTCCGCCGGCCGCGCGAGCTGAACTGGATGGTCGGGTTCCTGCTGTTCTGGCTCGGATTCACCGAAGGGCTGCTCGGCTACTCGCTGCCCGACGACGCGCTGTCCGGCACCGGGCTGCGCATCGTCGACGCGATCATCATGTCGATCCCGGTCGTCGGCAGCTGGATCTCGTTCTCCCTGTTCGGCGGCGAGTTCCCCGGCACGGTGATCCTGGAACGGTTCTACATCCTGCACGTCTTCGTGGTCCCCGGCATCATTCTCGGGCTGATCGCGCTGCACCTGGCGCTGCTGGTCAAGCAGAAGCACACCCAGTGGCCCGGCCCGGGCCGCACCGAGCACAACGTGGTCGGGCACCGCATGTTCCCGGGCTTCGCGGCCAAGGGCGGCGGCTTCTTCATGATCGTGTTCGGCGTGCTGGCATTGCTGGGCGGCCTGATCCAGATCAACCCGGTGTGGCTGTTCGGGCCGTACCAGGCGGCCGTCGTGTCGTCCGCCTCGCAGCCCGACTGGTACGTGATGTTCCTGGACGGGTCGGTGCGCCTGTTCCCGGCCTGGGAGCTGCGGTTCTCGCTGCTCGGCCACCGGTACACCGTGCCCGCGGTGTTCTTCGCCGGGGTGCCGCCGCTGGTCGGAATGCTGCTCGGCGGGCTGCTGTACCCGTTCACCGACCGGCGGCTCACCCGCGACCGGGCCCACCACAACCTGCTGCAACGACCCCGCGACGTACCGGCGCGTACCGGGCTGGGCGCGATGGCGGTGACGTTCTGGCTGGTCCTGACGCTGTCCGCGGGCAACGACGTGATCGCCGACAAGTTCCACGTCAGCCTCAACGCGATGACCTGGGCCGGCCGGATCGCGCTGCTCGTCGCACCACCGCTGGCCTACTGGCTGGCGTACCGGATCTGTCTCGGGCTGCAGCAGCACGACCGGGAGGTTCTTGCCCACGGCGTCGAGACCGGCATCATCACCCGGCTGCCCAACGGCGCGTTCGTCGAGGTGCACCAGCCGCTGGCGGACGGCGACGAACCCGTGCCGTACCGGGGATGGGCGGTGCCGAAGAAGCCGAACCGGATCGGCGTGCTCGACCCCCCGGTGAAGGGGTTCTTCGTCCCCGTGCAGCCGGCGCCGGACGAGCCGGCACCCGCCGAACTCACCGGATCCCGGCGTTGA
- a CDS encoding YkvA family protein has product MAGSGAQRRYNGFRALGRALLARGGASLPRRIGALPRLFRARMHGEYDGLTWGRLAAMLVALVYVVSPIDLVPEAFLLMFGLADDGVAVLWLAGALLDEGERFLSWERSRAGAPAGPPPGAPGPQYGAGHPGGQHPGAARYPGAPAGAAGAGAQQPPAGDRPEPDDAPAGGRRPAEARFGPVGDASR; this is encoded by the coding sequence ATGGCCGGTAGTGGTGCACAGCGCAGGTACAACGGGTTCCGGGCGTTGGGCCGGGCCCTGCTGGCCCGCGGCGGGGCCAGCCTGCCGCGGCGGATCGGCGCGCTGCCGCGGCTGTTCCGGGCCCGGATGCACGGCGAGTACGACGGCCTCACCTGGGGCCGGCTGGCCGCGATGCTCGTCGCCCTGGTCTACGTCGTCTCGCCGATCGACCTGGTACCGGAGGCGTTCCTGCTGATGTTCGGGTTGGCCGACGACGGCGTCGCGGTGCTGTGGCTGGCCGGTGCGCTGCTCGACGAGGGCGAGCGGTTCCTGTCCTGGGAGCGCTCCCGTGCCGGCGCCCCCGCCGGGCCGCCCCCCGGCGCGCCCGGACCGCAGTACGGCGCCGGCCACCCCGGCGGCCAGCATCCGGGTGCGGCTCGGTACCCCGGTGCTCCGGCCGGCGCGGCCGGCGCCGGGGCGCAGCAGCCCCCGGCGGGCGACCGGCCCGAGCCGGACGACGCCCCGGCCGGTGGCCGGCGCCCCGCGGAAGCCCGGTTCGGCCCGGTGGGCGACGCCTCCCGCTAG
- a CDS encoding PPOX class F420-dependent oxidoreductase yields MDLDEARAVVRDQHHAVLATMKKDGTPQLSPVTVGVDGDGLIVVSTRQTAYKTRNLRRDPRTYLCVLPDGFFGRWIQITGTAQIVELPDAMEPLVDYYRRTAGEHPDWDEYRAAMVQQRRVLVRITPLSAGPDRQG; encoded by the coding sequence ATGGATCTCGACGAGGCACGCGCCGTGGTGCGCGACCAGCACCACGCGGTACTGGCAACCATGAAGAAGGACGGCACCCCGCAGCTGAGCCCGGTGACCGTCGGTGTCGACGGCGACGGGCTGATCGTCGTCAGCACCCGGCAGACCGCGTACAAGACGCGGAACCTGCGGCGCGATCCGCGCACGTACCTGTGCGTGCTGCCGGACGGGTTCTTCGGCCGGTGGATCCAGATCACCGGTACCGCCCAGATCGTGGAGCTGCCGGACGCGATGGAGCCGCTGGTCGACTACTACCGCCGCACCGCGGGCGAGCATCCCGACTGGGACGAGTACCGGGCGGCGATGGTGCAGCAGCGCCGCGTCCTGGTCCGGATCACGCCGCTGTCCGCCGGCCCCGACCGGCAGGGCTGA
- a CDS encoding SGNH/GDSL hydrolase family protein yields the protein MSRASRAHRIALAAAYGGGGLGLLGAAATGLLFGEAQLAKWTIKVPDGPVPNCDGDYGTQFAADGVEPLTVAVLGDSTAAGMGAELPRQTPGALLANGLADILRRPVRLHCFAVVGALTADLYPQLNQALELQPDVAVVLVGANDVTHVVRPPVSVRHLSRVVGQLAAAGSRVVVGTCPDLGTIRPIRQPLRWVCRRWSRELAAAQTIATVEAGGRTVSLGDLLGPEFLAAPEELFSADHFHPSPAGYAKATAALLPTVASVLGGLGEPAEEKLTAAMLRSLPHAAAAAADRAGTEVSAAGPTPAGGRWAQLRRRVRLLAARPTDPHPPGTMVTEPATEG from the coding sequence ATGAGCCGTGCGTCTCGGGCCCATCGCATTGCCCTCGCCGCCGCGTACGGGGGCGGCGGCCTCGGGCTGCTCGGGGCGGCGGCCACCGGGCTGCTGTTCGGCGAGGCGCAGCTGGCGAAGTGGACGATCAAGGTGCCGGACGGGCCGGTGCCGAACTGCGACGGCGACTACGGCACCCAGTTCGCCGCTGACGGGGTCGAACCACTGACCGTCGCCGTGCTCGGCGACTCCACCGCCGCCGGGATGGGCGCCGAGCTGCCCCGCCAGACGCCCGGCGCGCTGCTCGCCAACGGCCTCGCCGACATCCTCCGCCGACCGGTCCGGCTGCACTGCTTCGCGGTGGTCGGCGCCCTCACCGCCGACCTGTACCCGCAGCTCAACCAGGCGCTGGAGCTGCAGCCCGACGTCGCGGTGGTGCTCGTCGGCGCGAACGACGTGACGCACGTGGTGCGGCCGCCGGTGTCGGTGCGGCACCTGTCCCGGGTGGTCGGCCAGCTCGCCGCGGCCGGCAGCCGGGTCGTCGTCGGTACCTGCCCGGATCTGGGTACGATCCGGCCGATCCGGCAGCCGCTGCGGTGGGTGTGCCGCCGGTGGAGCCGCGAGCTCGCCGCGGCGCAGACGATCGCCACGGTCGAGGCCGGCGGGCGCACCGTGTCGCTCGGCGACCTGCTCGGGCCGGAGTTCCTGGCCGCCCCGGAGGAGCTGTTCAGCGCCGACCACTTCCACCCCTCCCCCGCCGGGTACGCGAAGGCGACCGCCGCGCTGCTGCCGACGGTGGCGTCGGTGCTCGGCGGGCTGGGCGAGCCGGCGGAGGAGAAGCTGACCGCCGCCATGCTGCGGTCGCTGCCGCACGCCGCCGCGGCCGCGGCCGACCGGGCCGGTACCGAGGTCAGCGCGGCCGGGCCGACGCCGGCCGGTGGCCGGTGGGCGCAGCTACGCCGTCGGGTGCGTTTGCTCGCCGCCCGCCCCACCGACCCGCATCCACCCGGGACAATGGTGACGGAGCCAGCGACGGAAGGCTGA
- a CDS encoding SGNH/GDSL hydrolase family protein, with amino-acid sequence MRAGQIVRFAGRGVLVSTAGFVLMSVGLLAVEAGLALGRRYGQPAIGPGMRATFGPAHAPVLKLAMLGDSTAAGVGVHRVDETVGGQLATRLAETGVRVALTSAAVSGSRTADLDPQVSRTLLVDPPDLAVILVGGADVVHLTAPSRAAAELAAAVTRLRAAGIAVVVGTCPDLGACRGIGQPLRELVGLVAQRLARAQVSATRAADGVPVDLAAAVGPLFRADRGMVSSDGFHPSADGYRIWAHALYPAVAALHGSTY; translated from the coding sequence ATGAGGGCTGGCCAGATCGTCCGTTTCGCCGGTCGCGGCGTGCTCGTGTCCACCGCGGGGTTCGTGCTGATGTCGGTCGGGCTGCTCGCCGTCGAGGCCGGACTCGCGCTCGGCCGGCGGTACGGGCAGCCGGCGATCGGCCCGGGCATGCGCGCCACGTTCGGGCCGGCGCACGCACCCGTGCTGAAACTGGCCATGCTGGGCGATTCCACCGCCGCCGGCGTCGGCGTGCACCGGGTGGACGAGACGGTCGGCGGTCAGCTCGCGACCCGGCTCGCCGAGACCGGCGTACGGGTCGCGCTGACCAGCGCCGCGGTCTCCGGTTCGCGCACCGCCGACCTCGATCCGCAGGTGTCGCGCACCCTGCTGGTCGACCCGCCGGACCTCGCGGTGATCCTGGTCGGCGGCGCGGACGTGGTGCACCTGACCGCGCCGAGCCGGGCTGCCGCCGAGCTCGCCGCCGCGGTCACCCGGCTGCGGGCGGCGGGCATCGCCGTCGTCGTCGGTACCTGCCCGGATCTGGGCGCCTGCCGGGGCATCGGGCAGCCGCTGCGGGAGCTGGTCGGGCTGGTCGCGCAGCGGCTGGCCCGGGCCCAGGTGTCCGCGACCCGCGCCGCCGACGGCGTACCGGTCGATCTGGCGGCCGCGGTGGGCCCGCTGTTTCGCGCCGATCGGGGCATGGTGAGCTCCGACGGGTTCCACCCGTCCGCGGACGGCTACCGGATCTGGGCGCACGCGCTGTACCCGGCGGTCGCCGCCCTGCACGGGTCGACGTACTAG